From Drosophila santomea strain STO CAGO 1482 chromosome 2R, Prin_Dsan_1.1, whole genome shotgun sequence:
TTGCGGACGCAATTGTGTTCTGATTTAGATTTGGTGTGTTTGGGCCGCCTAAGCCGTAAACCCGTTTTGGCAATGAGGCGACAATTGGCCTATAAAATGCTGGACCATTTTGCCCAAAAGCATCAGTCATCGACGAACCAACCAAACCAATCAACAAAATCAACATGAAGGTATGTTACACTTGCCCATTCGGGGTGTTCAACCACTAAAGGATACTCTCTTCACTTCGTCCAGTTCCTCATCTGCTTGGCCCTCTGCATCGCCGCCGCCCAGGCTGGCTTCATTGCCGCTCCGGTGACCACTTATGCCGCTGCTCCAGCCATTGCCGCCGCCTACACTGCTCCCGTGGCCACCTATGCCGCTGCCGCACCAGCCATCTCCACCTacgccgctgctgctcctgcctaCTCCACCTACGCCGCCGCTGCTCCTGCCTATTCCACCTACGCCGCCGCCGCTCCTGCCTACTCCACTTACGCTGCTGCCGCTCCCGCTTACACCGCCTCGGTGTACGGTGCTCCGGCCTACACCGCTCCGGTGGCCACCTATGCTGGTGCCGCGTATGCCGCTCCCGTCACCACCTACTCGGCTCCGGCCATCGTCAGCCCCTTCTTGAAGAAGAAGTAAACGCGCACCACCATTCAGACATCCAAACGATCCgataaactaaataaaacgCCAATCTAAGCGAGATCTTACAACTAAACTATGTACTAACCAGCGGTCTAAGGCCACCTTAGAAACCAGCTGAAGGGTGGAGAAGTTTCAGGAGTAAGCTTCAGTTAAATTGGCTACAGATAGTTACTTTATTAACGCCTGTTAAATGCCAATATAGCTACAGTTCACTTAAGATCTAAGGAGTGCTACAAGCGAGATACAAAACAAATCGCATATTCGAGATGTGGGACACGCGATGTTAGATGGGCTCAATGGAGATTGTGGCTCAGATACATGGGACTCTTCGGCGCGTCGACCTCCTCGAAGTCAAAGTCCTCGGATTCGTCCTGGTTCCAGCGCACCGTGCGATCACTACTGAATGTTTTCGGATCGGTGGAGTTGCGGGGAGAAAAAGCAAGTTCAGAATATATAGACTTTGTCGCTGTGAACACAATAAGAATTTGTGTGTGATTTGGTTGGTACTCTGTCCCTGGCATGTGCTCAAGATTCGATCAAATTAatcaaaaaaccaaatcaaaatcaagtcaaagcaaaaaacaaactcaTTGCCAACAGAATACGGTTAATAACGTTGGTAGAACCTGTTCAAGCCGGCCGCTGGCGGAGGAGGGGGCGGAGGGGCGCCCCTGGGCGGCGTGCGTCGGGCGCTGAAAGATGGAGAAAATTATTGGGGGAGCTCCCATTAGGCCATTGTTGGAGGTGTCACAGAAATCTCAGATCGTAACTCCAGTTAGTTTGTTAAAAAGTTCTTTTCTGGTGAATTACTTTGGTGATCACATGGTCGATAGATTGGTTTCATTCATTCACAGATTGATGTATCTCTCCTACGATCTCGAGATTTCTGCTACACACCCATATCCGAGGTCCCACAGACTTACGCCGCCACGTCCGCATCCAAGTGGCCTCCAGCACCGTATGCATCGCTATCGTCCAAGTCATACTCATCGGTGCCGGTGCGTTGGCTGCGTTGGTGATACAAACTTGGTTAGTGCTACATTTCAAAGCAGAATAGCTGAGCTAATGGGTTGGGTGagtggttggtggttggtggttggtggttgagtgggtggtgctcCAAACTGGGTGGGGGTCCAAACTTTCAGGGTTGCGGGACTGAGGCACTCACAGGCGCTGATTCCGCTTGTTGACAATGTCCTGCACAGCTCGGGCGGTCAAGGACACCTTGCTCTTGAGACGCATCGGCGTCCGGGGCATCGGAATGGCGGCCGGAATGTCCGGATTTACGCTGAGCACGGGAGTTATGGGTCGCCGGACCGTTTCACTGCTAGCTCTATCCGCATTGGTACTACGTCTGGCATGCAGAGAGGGGGCAGAGAGTGAGATTGGGGGGCGGACCTCGAGGTGGATCGTTCGGGATCATCAAGGGGCACTTACAACTTCGGCTTAGTACGGAGATTGGAGCGATGGCTGCGCGGATCGGGCCTTTGTTCGGGACTGACACTGGACTGGTTCTGAACCTGGTTTTGGGTCTGCGCCTGCCAGCCCCTGTCCTCGTGGGCATCCTCAAAGTCGAACTCTTCAGTGCCTTGACGGCGACTTTGAGTACATGCGGCGGAGGGAGAGAGAAGTCAGAAGAGCCAATAAGGTGGTTGGGTGGGTGGATGAGGGACCTCGACTTACAGGGGCGTCTTGACCTTATTGCGCGACTGCCAAATATTGAGTATCTTTCTAGTCTGACTGCTCTCGCGCTCCCGCTCACGAGAGTTGGCCCTACTGGGTCCGCTGGATGAGCCCCAATTGTCATCCTCGGGATCGTGGCGCCTGACACATGCAACGTGATGAAATGAGATGCGGTGGCTCATCCAACGATAGCTACTCACAGTTGCTGCCGACTGCGGCTGCGCACCGGCGTGTTCATGGCTGACGCATCGCGGCCCCGGCTCAATTCCCGCTCCCGACTGCGCTGATCCCGCTCTCGCACCCGCTCCCGGTCCGAATCCTGGCGTCGCTGTgccggctgctgctgctgctgctgttgctgctgtctcGACGGGCTGGAGTCTTCGTCGGCGAGGTCAAGGGTTTCCTCAGTGGCAGTCCGTCTTCTGCAAGGTTAAGCAGTTGCAGTAGGTCAGGACTTGATTATAGCTTGGGTTAGGTGCCTAGGAATCCATCGAGAGGCCTCTCACTTACAATGGTGGCTTCGGTCTCGCCGTACTGCTGGTGCTCCTCTCCCGGCTCTGGGCCCTCTTGCCACTCCGTCCACTGGTCGCCGAACTGCTCGTCCGTTGCTTCTTCCGGCCGCGGCTTCCGCtccgctgctcctgctccggaCTCCGGTCGCTCCTCCGGTGCCTGCCCTTGCTGCGCGACTGGGCCGCCTGCATCACATTCAACCGCGTCTGGACCGTGATCAGGTTGAGGCCCACTGGAGTGCCGATGGCCCAGAGGAGCA
This genomic window contains:
- the LOC120444744 gene encoding larval/pupal cuticle protein H1C-like isoform X1; the protein is MKFLICLALCIAAAQAGFIAAPVTTYAAAPAIAAAYTAPVATYAAAAPAISTYAAAAPAYSTYAAAAPAYSTYAAAAPAYSTYAAAAPAYTASVYGAPAYTAPVATYAGAAYAAPVTTYSAPAIVSPFLKKK